DNA from Candidatus Cloacimonas acidaminovorans str. Evry:
CAAAATTTCTATGGTTTTTATAGCTGCTACGATGCCATCGCTATTGGGGAAAAAGGTTGAGGACAGAAATACCTTATCTGCCAAGACCTGCATATATTCCTCTTTTCCTACTAAAGCTGCAATAGCATAACCATTTGCCATTGCTTTTCCGAAAGTGGATAAATCAGGTGTTACCCCAAATAATTTTTGCGCTCCTCCTAAACTGCAACGGAAACCACTGCGGATTTCATCAAAAATTAACAAACAGTGATATTGATTTGCCAATTCACGCACTGCTTCCAGATAACCCGGTTTCGGCATTTGGACTTCCGCTCCATTAGGATGGCCAATAGGAGTAATAATTATTCCTGCCATATCATCTTTATTGGCTTCCAGAATTGCTTTTAGGGAATCCAAATCGTTGTAATGAAATTCATAAATATCTTCATACAACTTAGGAGGAATTCCACCTTTCACTTCTACGCACCAATCGTGCCAGCCATGATAACCGTAACGCGCTATTTTAGTTTTGCCTGTATAACCGCGCGCCACACGAATAGCAATAGTTGTAGCATCACTGCCTGTTTTTACTAAAGCAGCCATTTCACAACAGGGTATCAGTTCTCTCAGCTTTTTCACCAAAGTGTTTTGCATTTCCTGCGTTAGGGAAAAACAAAAACCCTTGTTCTTAATCTGATTGATAACAGCATCATCAATTTCATCTTCACGGTAACCAATAATAATAGGTCCGTAAGCACAAAGAAAGTCAATGTATTCGTTACCGTCCACATCAACAACTCTGCCGCCCTTTCCGTGATCAAAGAAAATGGGATATTCACCCGGAACAAAATTGTAGGGCCTTCTTATCCCGGCAACGCCTCCGGGAACAAGTTGCTTTGCCTCTTCAAAAAGAGACATACTTCTGGCTAATTTCAATTTTTCTGCCATTTTATATACTCCTTAGTTAAGTTCAAAGTTCAAGGTTCAAAGTTCAAAGTTAACCACGCAGATTTCGCAGATTTAAAAAGATAATAGGTCTGGGATGAACAGGATTAAAGGGATTTAAGGGATTTATAATTTAGAATGGGCTTTAACAAAATAACAAGACACATTCTACTTTTCCTTTTATTCCACACCAGTTCTATCTTATTTATATATTTTTCATTGAACCTCTATTTCTCATTGTAAATTTCATTGAACCTCTATTTCTCATTGTAAATTTCATTGAACCTCTATTTCTCATTGTAAAAAATCTGCGTAATCAGCGTAATCAGCGTGCTATCATTCTACATTCTACATTCTACATTCTACATTCTACATTTTACATTTTTAATTCTCAATTATTCTCTTTTCCTCTTTTCTCTTTGTAAAAATCTGCGTAATCTGCGTAATCAGCGTGCTATCATTTTTAATTCTACATTCTACATTTTACATTTTTAATTCTCAATTATTCTCTTTTTCTCTTATCTCTTTAAAAAATCTGCGTAATCTGCGTAATCTGCGTGCTATCATTCTACATTTCCCAGAGGGTCGCTATTCCCATTCCTCCTCCAATACACAACGCTGCCAACCCTTTCCTTACCTGTCTTCTTTTCATTTCGTGCAACAAAGTTACAATAATTCTTGTTCCACTTGCTCCAATGGGATGACCCAAAGCAATAGCTCCACCATTCACATTCACAATCTCCGGATTCAATTTTCCGATTCCTTCCAGTTCCAAACCTTTCAGCACAGCTAAGGACTGCGCTGCAAATGCCTCATTCAATTCTGCCAATTCAATATCCTGCAAAGTCCAGCCCGCTTTTTGCAACACTTTTTTAATTGCCGGCACAGGACCGTAACCCATTATAGCTGGATCTACCCCTGCCGAAGCGCTATTCACAAAAGTTGCCATCGGCTTCAAACCAAGTTCTTTCGCTTTTTCTGCACTCATTAAAATCAAAAAAGCTGAGCTGTCATTTATGCCACTTGCATTAGCTGCAGTCACCGTTCCGTCATTTTTAAAGGCAGGACGCAACTTGGCAATGGATTCCACTGTTACTCCCGCTCGGGGCATTTCATCTTTATCTACAATTATCGGCTCTCCCTTTCTTTGGGGAATGCTGAAAGGCACAATTTCGTCCTTAAATCTGCCCGCTTTTTGTGCCTCTTCAGTTCTATTCTGACTTTGGGCTGCAAAAGCATCCTGTTCTTCTCTGCTGATATGGTATTTTTCTGCTAAATTCTCTGCCGTAATACCCATATGATAGTTATTGAAAATATCGCTAAGCCCATCCCGAATCATTAAATCCACCATTTCCTTATTACCCATTCGGGCTCCCCAACGCGCATCCGTTAAAGCATAAGGTATCTGACTCATATTTTCCGTTCCACCAGCTACAATAATATCTGCCTCTCCTGAACCAATCATCAGAGTGGCTAAAGAAACCGCTTTCATTCCTGAACCGCAAACCTTATTTACAGTATAAGCAGGAACATTTTCCGGAATGCCACTGTGAATAGCTATCTGCCTGGCTACATTCTGCCCTAAACCCGCTCCACAAACATTGCCGATTATCACTTCATCAATTAGTTCCAGCTTTAATCTCGTCTCCTTCAACATTGACTGTAAAACAGTTACTCCTAAATGAATCGCGGAAATATCTTTGAAAACACCTCCGAAATTACCGATAGGACTACGCTTGGCACATACCACTACGACCTGTCTCATTTTGTTTCTCCTGTGTTGTTAATTTTCTTATTACTACATTGCAAAAAAAGTGCCCCTTTTCGTCAACAAAAATGATTTAGCACGCAGATTTCGCAGATTACGCAGATTTTATGATTTTCCAACATATAAAATCCTGCAGATCCACTCGATCCAGTTATCTGCGTTCTATTAACCGTCATTCTTTATTCTTCGGTTTTTTCTCTTTCCTCTTTCTTTGTGAAAATAAAAAAAATTTTAGGGGAGGTTGTGGAAAATTATCAACAGCTATATGAGGGTTAACATCTTTAGATTGAATATATTAGCAATTATGCCTAATCTATATCTCATAAATATAAAAAAAAATACCCCTGAGAGGGATTGACATAAATACCGAGATAAAAAATAAGGGAATGGTAAATCAATGAATATGTTTATTTGTTTCATAATTGTTTGATTTATTATTTTAAATCTTTATAAGCTGTTAAATGATTTATAATCCTTTTAAGGAGATGTTATGCTAATTAGGTATGAGTTAAAGATTGAAACCGGATATTATACCGCTAAAATAGATGATTTAAACACCTATTCTTTACGCACAGAATTAACGGGAAACGATTATTTACATTTTAAGTGCAAAGGAAATGTATGTAGAAATGAATGCTAAAGGACATAACTTAGACAATAAAAAAAAATATAAAATCAGGAGTAAACAAGGATGAAGAAAATATTACTTCCTTTAATGCTAATTCTTATTACATCTTTCATTTTTGCAAGCACTATGCAAATTGGAAGTGGAACAAATATTCAAAGATATCCACTCGGTTCCTATTATGGATATGAAAGAAGCGCAGCCATATATACGGATTCTGAATTAGGTTCTCAGAATATAAGAATAATCGCTCTTTCCTGGTATTCAACAACCGCAGTAACTGTTGATGTTCCAACCAAAATATATGTGAAGAAAACAACAGAAACTACTTTAACTAAAACTACTTGGGCAACTATGATTAATGGTGCAACCCTTGTTTATAATGCAACTCATAGTTCTACTTTAGCAAGTGGTTGGAACCAGTTTGACCTTAGCACTTCTTTTGATGTTCCTGATGGCTATGGATTAATAGTTATGGTAGAGCGCAATTATGGAGGCACTGGAAATGGAACTTCTGCGGGTGCAGGAATACGCTATACAAATGTAAATAATACCCATGAATACTGGCAGGCTAATATTAATCCTCCTACCGGAAATGGAACTCGTAACAAACAAAGACCTAATATTTTAATTCATTATATATTACCGCCACCCAATCCGGCGACTATTGTTAGTCCTGCCAATGGAGCAATTAATGTGGAACTTACTCAAACTCTCAATTGGGCAAATGGGGGTGGAGCACCTTCAGGTTATAAACTCTCTTTTGGAACAGTAACTCCTTATACAACAATCTTAAATCAGGTAAATTTGGGAACAGCTACAACTTATGACCCGGATTTGGTTTATAACACTCAATACTGGTGGCAAGTAATTCCCTATAATGAAGGTGGGGATGCAACTAATTGTCCTGTTTGGTATTTTACTACAAAACCCGACCCGGTAATCAGCTCTTTTCCTTATGCAGAGGGCTTTGAAGTTGGAAATACAAATAACACAGCTATTTATGGTTGGACTCAGGAAAGTGTGAGCGGTTCAAATGTATGGACCGCCAATAATTCCTTAACTGATTATAATCGTTCTCCCCGAACCGGTTCCTGGAATGCTTTCTTGCGTTGGGGCAATAGCCGATGGATGTTCAAACCAATTCAATTGCAAGCTGGAATTGCCTATAGAGCTATAGTTTATGCCAGACAGGATGGAGCAACTGCTTCTGATGCAAGTATCAAAATATGTTATGGTGCTTCAGCTTCTGCAGCTGGGATGACTAACGAAATTTTACCTTCAACAGGTATAGTAAATGGTGATTATCAGCGTTTGGAAGGTACATTTACTCCCTCTTCCACAGGATTATATTATCTTGGAATTTTAGGAACTATAAATAATATTCCTTGGTATATCTCCATTGATGATATAGCCATTGAAGAGGTTCCCCAAATTCCTGTTTGTTCGGTGAATCCTGAATTTTGGGATTTTGGAGAACTAATTATGGGTTTAACCTCCTCTAAGCAATTTACTATTACTAATACCGGTGGAGCTACTTTATATATAAATAATGTGTATACTACGAATAATTCCTATTCTATTGTCCAACAACCAGGCGATTGTGAACTTTCTTTCAATGAATCTACTACTTTCACTGTTCTCTTTAATCCCTTGGAAGGGGGAATTCAAGCAGGAACTGTGGTTATATGTTATAATGGAGGAGAAAAAACAATTACTTTAACTGGAAGCTGTATAGATACTACTATCAATTCTTTTCCTTACACTCAGAGCTTTGAAAATGGAGGTGGAAACTGGATAGTTTCTGCAGGTGTGGGAGCAACCTATTATTGGGAATTAGTTCAAAATGATGCTGGAGCTGTCTCACAACTAAAAAATTCTTTCCATAGGAAGGGGATAAAGATATTTTTGCCGGGTTTTGAATCGGAGATTTCATGAAAAACGGAGACTAAAGAGTAGTATTTCCCAAAAATTTATGGAGGAGATATATAGTTTCCTCCCAACTCGATTCATAATCCGCTTTTTAGCAAGTTTCTAGCCTAATTTCCTCCTTTATGTTCCTGTCATTGTAGCCATTGAGGCATTATAGAATTTCTGGATGTTATGTCCAAGCAAGACCAGCAGCAACTGGTTTTTACATTTACTTAAGGATCTGACTGTAAAGCGACTAAATTTACTATTCCACTTAATAGAGGCAAACACCGCTTCCGGTTCAATACATCGTTTTTTCATCAGTTTCTTTCCTTCTTTCGATTGAAGGTTATGAACCGTTTCTTGCCTCAGAGGACTCAAATAAGGATCATAGACCAAGTTTTTACCGCTCTTATTCTTATAGGGAATGCATTTCTGCACAAAGGGACAATCTTGGCAATCTTCACATCTATAACTCTTTACGGTTCTCTCCGGTCCATTAGCCCTAACCACTTCCTCATTATCTAAAGTCAATGTCTTACCATTAGGACAAACCCATTGATCCTTTGTTTCCTCATAGACGAAACCGGGTAATAAACTATCCCAGTAATCCCGTTTGTAATCCGGGGGCTTTAAGTAACTGACAATCTTCTTCTTATGGGTATAATCCAAATTTACTGAAATGCCATAAGCGGCATCTCCTATTACCTGTTTGGGATAAGTACCCAAACTGGTATAATGAATATCCATTAGTGTAGTGTATTCTACTGCCTCCCGGGGTACATTATAGAGATGCACGGCAGTGACAAATTGGTTAGAAGTACTGATTGAGGATACATATCCCGGAGCTAATAAACTGTCTTTCATCCGGATAAAAGTGGCATCATTATCCGTTTTGGAGGCACTGTTTCTATCTTTACCAATAATCTCAATTTGTTGATCGTATTTCTCTAGTTTGGGCACATCCAGTTTTTGTATCTTATTAAGCTCTGACAGTAAATGGTTGATATTTTTTATAGCAGGAGCGTTAGAAGGAAGGTGTGTTTTCAAAGTATCAACAGCTTTCTGCAGTTCTGATTGTGCCTTTTCCACTGCTTGAGCAATCTCTTCCGGCTCAGCCTCTTCTACATTGAGTTCATTTAAAAATTCTAACTGAGTACCAACTTCTCTTAAATCTTGATCTCCATATTGAAGCTGTTCCTCTTCATTCAATTTTTTGATCCGGCAAAACAAATTATCCACTCTTGTCTTAACCTGCTCCTGATATCTGAGAGCCGACTTTTTCCAGATATAGGAATTCTTACCAGCATTAGCTCTCAAGGTCGTGCCATCGATAAAACAAGAATCCAATTCCAGATAACCTTTTTCCTCTGCCATTAAAACGACCTTACAAAAAACCTCTGCCAATACATCCTTACATCTTGTCCAGGCAAAAGTATTGATCGTTCTGAAGTCCGGTTGCTGATCCCCTGTTAACCAAATAAAATTGATATTCTCCCTTACTGCTTTGGCAATCTTACGACAAGTGTAGATACCATTCATATAAGCATAAACAATGATCTTTAACATCATCTTGGGATTATATGCCGGACTGCCTTCGGGACTGTATTGAGCATGAAGCTTGGTTAAATCCATATTCTCAATCAGGTCATTAACAAAACGCACTAAATGATGCTCCGGAATTCTGGCATTGATGTCCAAACCGAAGATGTCTGTTTGCTCTTGATTATATTCTCTGTAACTCATTTCTGAACTCCTGATGTTTATGAGACCATATTCCAAGAGCATTCAATATTGTCAAGTAAAATCTTATATCTTTTTATTGATTTTTATCTTATTTTAGTTTCGGGACAGCCCCTGTTTCTGCTTATGACGGTTCTTCCTTTGCGCGTTTAAATGTATATTTAGCTCATTATGATTATAATCCTTATTGTCTTATTTCTCCTCCTATGAACTTAAGCACAGGTAACAAAAGATTGAGTTATTGGGTTTGGATTGGAGCTAACGGTTATCCGGCTCCTTTGGATGTGCAAATTTCAACCGATAATCAAGCAACCTGGACTACTTTGTTCAGTCACGATTTGTCAGTTACTAACACTTGGTTTAATAATATCATTTCTTTGGCAAGCTATTCTACCTCCCATATTTTTATTAGGTTTAAGGCAACCAGCAATTATGGAAATGGATATTGTAATTTGGGATTAGATAAGATAACAATTGAAGATGTCCCTCCAACTCCTATTATGAGTTACAGCCCCGGGGAAATTATTTTTCCTTATACCAATGTAAAAAGCGTTACCGATTATATAAATGTTACAATAACTAATATAGGTGGAGGAATATTAAGCTTAAGTGAATCCAGTTTTACTCTACAAGGAAATAATCCCAATGATTTTGAGATAAACAATTTTAATCTTCCTTCAAATCTGGGAACAGGACAAAGCGTAAATATTCCCGTTCGTTTTAAGCCAGTTGCGGAAGGTAATAGAACAGCTATTTTAAGAATTAATGATGGACTTCGTTCCGGCTATGATATCTCTTTAACTGGTTATGCAGCAGGTCAATATGTCCTTTGTGAAAATTTTGAAGGAACTTTTCCTGCAGAGGATTGGACTTCACCTTCTACATCATGGATAAAAACTTCTGACTTTTCTCATACCGGAACTGCTTCTGCTTTAGCTGGTTACACTGCCGGAACATATTGGTTGGTAACACCTAAATTAAGACCAATTGCAGGAGCAAATACTTTAACTTTTTGGTATCGGGACTATTCTTCAGATACAATTTGGGATTATACCAATGAATATACTTATGTACTGGTTTCCAAAAGCACGGATTTTTCAGCTGCCACAACTCTCTGGACAGGAAATTATCAAACCTTTACAACTTCCTGGCAACAGGCATCTATATCCTTAAGTGCCTATAACGAAAAGGACATTTACATTGCTTTCAAACACATTGCAACAGGTGGCAACTACCGGATGATAGATGATATTACAGGGGTGCATTTATCTTCTTCTACAGTTCCCAATCCAGCAGTAATAGTAAGTCCTGCCAATGAAGCTGCTGATGTTTCTCTTACCCAAACATTGAATTGGGCAAGTGGAGGTGGTTCACCCAGAGGTTATTATCTATCCTTTGGAAGTGTTATTCCCCCTCATATCTATTTAAATAATGCGGATATGGGAAATGTTACCAGCTATACACCCAATCTTGATATAAACAAAAGATACTGGTGGAAGGTCGTTCCGTATAATGAAACAGGTAATGCTGAAAATTGTCCAATCTGGACTTTTACCACAATGGGTGATCCTACTATTATATCTTTTCCGTATGTTCAGGATTTTGAAGGGGAAATCTTTCCTCCTCTTGGTTGGTCTACTATAGTTCATAGTGGAAATGACATTACTAAGGATTCAACAAAAAATCATTCCAATCCCGGTCAGTATTCGGTTCGGTTCAGTTCCTACAATTTTTCGGACGACTATAATCAATATTTATTCACTGCACCTGTCTTTGTTAGAGCTCCATATACTAAACTTACCTTTTGGCATATAAAAGAAAATGCCAGTGATGAAACATTGGAATGGGGAATATCTACTAGTACCAACCCTGCAGATTTCACTTGGAATCCAGTTACTTTAAGCAGTACTGATTGGCAAATAACGGAAGTAAATTTAAGAAGTTATATAGGAAGAAAAATTTATATCGGATTCCATTACTATAGTAATTATAAATTTTATGTTTACCTTGATGATATCAAAATAAGAGCTACTATACCTGCTAATGTCCCTACGCCTATAGAGGATATTGTGATCAATCCTACAATAGATTTAGACCTTGATGAAAGTGTGGATGAAACAAATCCAATCGTGCAATCTTTACCCAACATTACTGCACTTAATAATCCCGTGGTGCTTGGCTTAATTGGAACAGAAACAGCCAATATGACATTTGAAGTGGGTCCCGGAACCTGGTATGGAATTTGTTATTATGGAGGAGAATGGCATCATTCAATTCCCTATCCTTGCACTGTTGCAGAAGGAGCTACAGGAACTATAACTTTTGAAAATGTAGATTTTGGAGCAAAGGGCGAAGTAATTGTAGTTATGAATGAAGGTCAAAATCCCACTTTGCCTGTAGAATTATCCGCTTTTACGGTAAACCTTAATCCTCAAAGCGGAATTAATATTATGTGGGTTACCCAATCGGAAACAGGTGTGAATGGATATTATATCTACAGAGCTAATGTTGATACACTTTCCCTGGCAAGCTTGATTAGCCCTCTAATTAGAGCTTCTAATACTTCTCAACAGCAGGTATATCTTTATACGGACAAAGAAATTTATGAATCGGGAATTTATTATTACTGGTTGGAAACACAAGATATAGATGGCGTTTCCAATTTTTACGGCTCACTCAGTATTGATTATAAAGGAAATAATAACGGCACTCCGGAAATACCTTTAGTGACGGGAATCCGCTCTATTTATCCCAACCCTTTCAATCCTTCCACTACAATTAATTACGAACTCAGCAAAACCGCTGAAGTAAAAATTGAAATATACAATATCCGCGGACAATTAGTCCGTTCTTATGCATTAGGTAAAAAAGAAAGAGGTAGGTATAAACTTCTTTGGGAAGGTGATGATAATAATAGACGCTCCTGTGGAACAGGAATGTATTTCATCAGAATGCAAGCTGATAAGGAAAACTTTATAAAGAAAGTAACTCTCCTGAAATGAAGAATGGCGAGATAGATTTTTTACAAAGAGATAAAGAGATTTAACCGCGAATTGAGAATGAAATGTGAATAGTGAACGGTGAAAGAATTAAGTGAGGAGTCGTGGCGGTGAATAAATAATAGAACGCTGATAACTGGATTGATGGGATCAGCAGGATCTTATATAGAGGTAATTCAAAAAATAAAAAATCTGTGTAATCAGTGAAATCTGTGAGAGAAAAACAACCCGGGCAATAACACCCGGGCTGATTGTTTTCAGGTATAGCTTAAACGATAAACTTATTCAGTTTATCCATAATTTTGTCTTTTTGCACCAGTCCTATCAATTGGTCGCTAACAACACCGTTCACAAAAATCAGTAAAGTAGGAATAGACATCACGGAATATTTAGCGGCAATATCCTGTGCCTCATCTACATTTATTTTTACTACTTTTATTTTGCCTTCGGTTTCGTTGGCAATTTTATCTATTGTAGGGCTAAGTGCTTTACAGGGACCGCACCAGGGAGCCCAAAAATCAACCAAAACGGGTTGAGTGGACTTTAGAACTTCGGTCTCAAAGTTGGCAGAATTAACTTCCAGGATAGCCATTTTATCACTCTACGATAGCAAGGAGATCGCTTTTGGCAAGGATAAGCAGCTTTTCTCCCTCAAATTCAATTTCGGTTCCGGCATATTTGCCAAAGAGGACTTTATCGCCCACTTTTATTATTTTCTGCAAGTCCTCATCGTTGCCGACTGCGATTACTTCAGCAATTTGAGGTTTTTCTTTGGCAGTATCGGGAATAATTATTCCGCCAACGGTCTTTTCATTTTCTGTGGTGCTAAGTTTCACCGCTAAATGATCTTCTACGGGTCTAATTTTCATTGTAACCTCCATAATGTATTTATTTTTCAATTATAATATAAGCGAAAGGGCTTACTTAGCAAACACAAAAATGGACTGCTAATTTCTGTCAAGGGAAAAATGAGAGCACGCAGATTTTGGTTTACAAAGAGAAAAAGAGGAAAAGAGAATAATTGAGAATGAAAAATGATAACACGCAGATTACGCAGATTTTTTACAATGAGAAAAAGAGGTTCAATGAAAAATGCATAATTAAGAGAGGACTAGTATGGAATAATAATAAGGTGTCTTGTTATTTTATCAAGACCCATTCTATATTATAAATCTCTCAAATCCCTTTAATCCTGTTCATCCCAGACCTATTATCTTTTTTATCTGCGTAATCAGCGAAATCTGCGTGAAAGAAAAATAATCAGATGTGCGCAGGGCTTGACAGAGTTGGCAGTATCAAAAATAGTGAACACAAGAAGGAAAATATGGTTATGCTTACGAAAAAAGTATTGTTTATTGATGAGCCCTTTACCATAGAAGAAGGAATCAGGGCTGAGCGTTCGCGTTTTTTGTGGAATGTTATTTCCAAAAGTTTTGATGCTGACCTTCTTCTGCTGAAAAGTCCTGTTTATATGGAAAAACCGGTTTCTTTGCATACGGGTTATGATAAATTATATTCCTTAAGCTTGAAAGAGGAGAATAATCTTGAATCTGAAGCTTATCATCTTCTAGGAAAAGGTCAGAAAGAGCGTTTTATCAATATTCTGGACAGCAAACGCTATGAAGTAATCTTTTTTGCAGGACTTGCCTGTCTGCCATTAGTTTGCTTAGCAAAAAAGATTTTACCCCAATGTAAATTAATCATAGATATTGAAAAGGTTTGGTTACCGGAAATAAAAGAAAAGTGGAAAGATAATAAACAACTGAAAAACGCTAATTATCTTTGGCAATACATTAGGCAAACTGCTTGGAACAAGTATCTTCCGAAGAAAGGTATGTTTTGTTTATACGCTAATCCTGGAGAAACTGATGAGCTCTTTAAATGTTATCATTTTAAGCCGGAGAATACACACTTTGTCCCTTTGCCGATAACTACTATACCAGAACTTGATAAACCAGGAAGCAACAAGAAATTTATCCTTTTTTGGGGTGCTCCTGAAAGCAAAGATAATCTTACTGCAGTAAAGAATATTATTTCCGAGATTTATCCCCGTATATCCAAAAAGATGGTAGAAAAGGAAATAAGCATAGTTCTGTGTGGGGGAGAGGAACTTCAAGGCCTTTGCAGCGGAAGAATAACTTATGCTCCTTACAACGAAAAAGAGCAATTATTGCAGGAGGCATTGCTGGTTCTTTTGCCTTTAAATAAACCAGATACGGAAGGAAGGATTTTAACCTGTGCTCAATTTCGTAAAACCCTGGTTTGCACTTTATCCGCAATAAAAAACTTCCCTTTACCGGAAGATAGCTATCTTGTATCAGATGACTTTACCGAATTATCGGAAAAAATAATAGAACTTTTCCGCAGTGCGAAGAAATTGGATGAATATGCAAATAAACTAAGCACTTTCTGCTTTGACAATTTTACGCCGGAAAAAGTGGAAAATGCTTTATTGATTAAAATACACAGCTGGATAGGAAATAATGTCTCAAACCAATAATGTTCGTTTAATCCTTATCGGAGGCGGAACCTGTTCCGGAAAGAGCACTATTGCAAAGGCAATCGGAATGCGATTAAATGACTTAAAAACCGTTATAGTGGCCCAGGATAACTATTACAAAGACCTTAGCCATCTAACTCCTGCAATGCGTGCTAAAGTAAATTTTGACCATCCGGAGGCAATTGACATTCCCTATCTGCTTTCTGACCTGAAACTTATGCTGGAAGGCAAGGCAGTGGATATTCCGGATTATGATTTTGCCACTCATTGCCGAAAGGAAGGAAAGACCTGTGTTGCCTTTGCGGATGTAATTATTCTGGAAGGTATCTTCGGGCTGTATTATCCTGAGCTTTTGGCTCTTTCCGACCTCAAGATTTATGTGGATACCGATTCGGATTTGCGTTTAGCCAGGCGGATGCAAAGAGATATTGTGGAACGGGGAAGAGATGTGGAAAGCGTTTTGGAACAATATTTAAGCACGGTTAAACCCTCCCATGAAGCATTTATTGAGCCCACTAAGAAAAATGCGGATATTATTATTCCTGGAGACAGAGAATTTGATAATGTGCTGTATATGTTGAATGGATATTTGCTGTATGAGTTTATAATGGAGAGATAGCGAGATGGAAACGGAGAGCAGGGTAAAGTTGAGTTTCTTTACGAAGAGAAAAAGAGAAAAAAAGAAGAAGAGAACAAAGAGAAAAAGAGAATAATTGAGAATGTAACATGTAGAGTGTAAAATGTAGAACGAATTTAAAAGAGATTGAGAAGGGTTGAGAGGGTTTGCAGAGGTTTAATGGTTGAGATAGTTTAAAAAGTTGAGATGGTTTAGAAAGTTGAGAGGGTTTAGATTCCATAAAAGCCCGTAGGGCGACACAATGATAGCGATGGTGGCGTAAGCCCCTCGTAAAATGAAAGCCCCGACTTTTTTTATATTTTATATTTTTACCTTTCCCGGTTCCGAAAGCCCGTAGGGCGACACAATGATAGCGATGGGTGCGTAAGCCCCTCGTAAAATTTGCGAAGTACCCCTGGGAGGTTTTGGCTTACAATTTTCACCTGCCTTCCATGAATACACAACCCACTAACTATTTCTCTTACAACCGAGCTTTTACAGGTTTCGAATTCAAAAATTGT
Protein-coding regions in this window:
- a CDS encoding T9SS type A sorting domain-containing protein, yielding MWVTQSETGVNGYYIYRANVDTLSLASLISPLIRASNTSQQQVYLYTDKEIYESGIYYYWLETQDIDGVSNFYGSLSIDYKGNNNGTPEIPLVTGIRSIYPNPFNPSTTINYELSKTAEVKIEIYNIRGQLVRSYALGKKERGRYKLLWEGDDNNRRSCGTGMYFIRMQADKENFIKKVTLLK
- a CDS encoding choice-of-anchor D domain-containing protein; amino-acid sequence: MKKILLPLMLILITSFIFASTMQIGSGTNIQRYPLGSYYGYERSAAIYTDSELGSQNIRIIALSWYSTTAVTVDVPTKIYVKKTTETTLTKTTWATMINGATLVYNATHSSTLASGWNQFDLSTSFDVPDGYGLIVMVERNYGGTGNGTSAGAGIRYTNVNNTHEYWQANINPPTGNGTRNKQRPNILIHYILPPPNPATIVSPANGAINVELTQTLNWANGGGAPSGYKLSFGTVTPYTTILNQVNLGTATTYDPDLVYNTQYWWQVIPYNEGGDATNCPVWYFTTKPDPVISSFPYAEGFEVGNTNNTAIYGWTQESVSGSNVWTANNSLTDYNRSPRTGSWNAFLRWGNSRWMFKPIQLQAGIAYRAIVYARQDGATASDASIKICYGASASAAGMTNEILPSTGIVNGDYQRLEGTFTPSSTGLYYLGILGTINNIPWYISIDDIAIEEVPQIPVCSVNPEFWDFGELIMGLTSSKQFTITNTGGATLYINNVYTTNNSYSIVQQPGDCELSFNESTTFTVLFNPLEGGIQAGTVVICYNGGEKTITLTGSCIDTTINSFPYTQSFENGGGNWIVSAGVGATYYWELVQNDAGAVSQLKNSFHRKGIKIFLPGFESEIS
- a CDS encoding IS1182 family transposase, whose product is MSYREYNQEQTDIFGLDINARIPEHHLVRFVNDLIENMDLTKLHAQYSPEGSPAYNPKMMLKIIVYAYMNGIYTCRKIAKAVRENINFIWLTGDQQPDFRTINTFAWTRCKDVLAEVFCKVVLMAEEKGYLELDSCFIDGTTLRANAGKNSYIWKKSALRYQEQVKTRVDNLFCRIKKLNEEEQLQYGDQDLREVGTQLEFLNELNVEEAEPEEIAQAVEKAQSELQKAVDTLKTHLPSNAPAIKNINHLLSELNKIQKLDVPKLEKYDQQIEIIGKDRNSASKTDNDATFIRMKDSLLAPGYVSSISTSNQFVTAVHLYNVPREAVEYTTLMDIHYTSLGTYPKQVIGDAAYGISVNLDYTHKKKIVSYLKPPDYKRDYWDSLLPGFVYEETKDQWVCPNGKTLTLDNEEVVRANGPERTVKSYRCEDCQDCPFVQKCIPYKNKSGKNLVYDPYLSPLRQETVHNLQSKEGKKLMKKRCIEPEAVFASIKWNSKFSRFTVRSLSKCKNQLLLVLLGHNIQKFYNASMATMTGT
- a CDS encoding aspartate aminotransferase family protein, translating into MAEKLKLARSMSLFEEAKQLVPGGVAGIRRPYNFVPGEYPIFFDHGKGGRVVDVDGNEYIDFLCAYGPIIIGYREDEIDDAVINQIKNKGFCFSLTQEMQNTLVKKLRELIPCCEMAALVKTGSDATTIAIRVARGYTGKTKIARYGYHGWHDWCVEVKGGIPPKLYEDIYEFHYNDLDSLKAILEANKDDMAGIIITPIGHPNGAEVQMPKPGYLEAVRELANQYHCLLIFDEIRSGFRCSLGGAQKLFGVTPDLSTFGKAMANGYAIAALVGKEEYMQVLADKVFLSSTFFPNSDGIVAAIKTIEILERDRILDVVAAKGRKFGAEVEKVVEESGVPVNFTGAPWMPYITFKKDEAGLYKKLRTEYYTQLIRHNVFMQPYHHGYICYRHTDEDLAYTVEAIRESLAEVKKML
- a CDS encoding acetyl-CoA C-acetyltransferase; its protein translation is MRQVVVVCAKRSPIGNFGGVFKDISAIHLGVTVLQSMLKETRLKLELIDEVIIGNVCGAGLGQNVARQIAIHSGIPENVPAYTVNKVCGSGMKAVSLATLMIGSGEADIIVAGGTENMSQIPYALTDARWGARMGNKEMVDLMIRDGLSDIFNNYHMGITAENLAEKYHISREEQDAFAAQSQNRTEEAQKAGRFKDEIVPFSIPQRKGEPIIVDKDEMPRAGVTVESIAKLRPAFKNDGTVTAANASGINDSSAFLILMSAEKAKELGLKPMATFVNSASAGVDPAIMGYGPVPAIKKVLQKAGWTLQDIELAELNEAFAAQSLAVLKGLELEGIGKLNPEIVNVNGGAIALGHPIGASGTRIIVTLLHEMKRRQVRKGLAALCIGGGMGIATLWEM